TGCTGCAGGTTTGTGTCACTCTTTCTTCAgtagagagattttttttctgttgtctaactgtactgtgtgtgttaactgAACTATCAGGGATTCCAAACCTCATTACTGCCGACATGATCAAAGAGGGAGCAGCCGTGATTGACGTTGGGATAAACAGAGTGCAGGACCCAGTCACTGGAAAGAGCAGACTGGTTGGAGATGTGGATTTTGAAGGTAAGGCTGGACAGCGAACATTGTTTTTCTGCACAGACATCCTTGGTGTCTCGGGTGTCTGTAACGTCATACCTTTCTCTGTCTATACTCAGCCGTGAGACAGAAGGCGGGCTTCATCACCCCTGTACCTGGAGGTGTGGGACCCATGACTGTGGCAATGCTCATGAAGAACACTGTCAAAGCAGCTAAGAACGTTCTGCTGTATCCCCCAGAGAGGATCCGCATGGCAGCTGCGTCCTAAGGGGCCGAAGAAAATCCCAACAACATTGACACATTCCAGCTGctccaacaccaccaccaccccctcaTTTTTTACTTTGGGCAACCTGACGAGCTCCCCTTGCACACGGAGTGGAAAGATGATAGCTTTAAAGCTCTCCTCCTGTTTAACCTTTCCTAACTTCCAGTCCAAGTCCAGTCATCTTTAGACTGTTACGTTCACTCATGCAGCTGCATGTTTTATGTAACAgggtttttcattatttatcatTTGCAATGTATTTCTATGGAGTTTTTGGATTTCTAAGGAATCTTGgaagattgttttatttattgctacagtgacataatatttaaatatgaatgaaagCAGGTCACAGTATATAACTCTGAGTTAGTAAGCAGTTAATGCAGAGCAATTGAGgcctgttgttgtttctttcagTTAGTGTAGCCTTATGTACCAAGGGTGATAAGGGCTAACATCATCAGGAACAAGTATGTTTATCAATATTCAAGCTTTAAAGATTCACAATTGCCTTTTGTAAAaactttgaaataaatattacaaatatattCTCACATTGATGCTTTCTGTGCACACAGATTGTCTCTTCCTTGTACAGTGAAGAACAGTGACCATGATTTTGTACACTTACTCTCTTTACAGTGTCAGATTCACATTCGCACTCacacagccttattccaaaatggattaaattcaatatttccctcaaaattttacaaataataccccataatgacaacgtgaaagaagcttgtttgaaatctttgcaaatttattacaaataacaataacaaaaaaaaatcacgtacgtaagtattcacagcctttgccgtGACACTCagaattgagctcaggtgcatcctgtttccactgatcatacttgattagagtcgacctgtggtaaattcagttgattggacatgatttagaaaggcacacacctgtctatataaaggtcccacagttaacagtgcatgtcagagcacaaacaaagccatgaagtccaaggaattgtctgtaggtgtctgagacaggattgtattgATTGTATTCCCCATAccatctggggaagggtacagaaaaatgtctgcagcattgaatgtcccaatgagcacagtgacCTCAATCATCTGTAAATGGTTTGGAAAGTTTGCAAAGTTTGGAACCAACGGGACTCTTCCTGGAGCTGGCCGcccagccaaactgagcgatcgggggagaagggccttagtcagggaggtgaccaagaacccgatggtcactctgacagagctccagagTTTCTCTgcggagagaggagaaccttccagaagaacgaCCATCTCAGCAGCACttcaccaatcaggcctgtatggtagagtggccagatggaagccactcctcagtaaaaagCACttgacagcccgcctggagtttgccaaaaggcacccgAAGGACTCTttcaaagattgaactctttggcctgaatggcaagcattatgtctggaggacaccaggcacagctcatcacctggccaatgcCATTCCTACAGTGatgcatggtggtggcagcatcatgctgtggggatgtttttcagcgacaggaactgggagactagtcaggattgAGGGAAAGAttaatgcagcaatgtacagagaacTTCCTTGATGTAAatctgctccagagcgctctggacctcagactggggtgacggttcatcttccaacaggataacgaccctaagcacacagccaagataacaaaggagtggctacaggGCAACCCTGTGACTGTCCCTGAGTGACCctgccagagcccagacttgaacctgACTGAACATCTATGGAGAGatgtgaaaatggctgtgcaccaaCGCTCtgcatccaacctgatggagcttgcaaagaagaatgagagaaactgcccaaaaataagtgcgccaagcttgtagcatcagcCTCAAATGgagccaaaggtgcttcaaagtattgagcaaaggctgtgaatacttatgtacatgtgggttttttgttttttttttgggggtttctgaataaatttgcaaaaatttcaaacaaacatcttccacattgtcattatggggtattgtttgtagaattttgaggaaaataatgaattattttattttggaataaggctgtaacataatgtggaaaaagtgaagtgctgTAATTGCCTCTTAgcaacagtatttatttattaaaaaaaaaaaactgttcctGTCTTCACCCTCTGGTCCAACTTTCTGTATTTGGCATGATAAACACCACAGATCTGAGTCAATGGTCTGTCAACTAGGTATGAATTTCCTGGGTCTCAAATTTTTCACTTCATACCAGGCAATTTATTCTACACCAATACCCCCTCTCAAATCATATCCTGGGTCACAAACTGATTCTTCTTAGACCCctatcaaaacaacaaaattccCCACAATATAATCACTCCATTACTTTAAGTCACTCGCTGAAGATCTGATACACATGGAACTTTTTGGGGGGCAGACTTtaactctccacacacacagggtcaAATTTTTTCCTACAGAGACTTCTGTCATTTGCTGATAAGACCCGGTGGCCTCTATCTTAAGGTTGTCCTCATTCACCCTGATAAGTAGCTGAGCTGGCCGCTtcgattttcttttttttcttatttctctttCAGGGAGGTAGGAAGAACCTACCGTGGGCAACACGTGGTGTGGGTTCACTGAGTTTGTAGGTTTTTCTTTGGTTCTCTGCATGAGATGAAATATATTGGATGGGCCATCTGCTccactagatttttttttcagttgcttATTAAAGATATTAAAAGCAGAAGGAAGATTCAGAAGacatatttatataatactTATTCTGCATACTAAACAGCCAGGCTGGTAAGGGAACAAACCAACTTGATTCATTACAGGTTATGgccttttctttctcacatTGTATCATTTTAAGGATTTCTAATGGGCCTGGAGGGAATGAAAGTTTCAagtattttacaagaaaaaagtcacaaaagatgaacataaaaaataaatattaatatatttgtctTTATTCATTTAATCATCTTActacccctcagatttatcttgggagCCCTTGTTGATTcccgacccccaggttgggattacattatttataattatctcCATCTTAACCTTGATACTTTTATTAACTATATTTCTAAGTGGTAaccagtgatggaagaagtactcagatcttttacttaagtaaaagtagtaataccacagtgtagaaatactctgctacaagtaaaagtcctgcattcaaaattttacttaagtaaaagtacaaaagtattagcatcaaaatgtacttaaagtataaaaagtaaaagtattcattatgcagaatggcccatttcagaataatgtatattacaCTATTGAATtataagaatgtgtgtgtgtgtgtgtgtgtgtgtgtgtgtgtgtgtgtgtatactgccGGGTAGCTTGCGACTTTCACCaaaggatcaataaagtcttatcttatcctataataataatacatcataacttatttgttgattatattttgtattattaatctgaatgtTCAAAGTTACTAGtaactaaattaaaatcaaataaaaataaatgtagtggagaatatttagtacctcaaaattgtacttaagtacagtactaaatgtaGGCTACTTAGTTACTTCCCACACTGGTGGTTGCCCATCACTGAGCAATGCATATTCAAACCGTGTTCATATGTTGGGTAAACTAAAGTAACTAGGAACTAGGAACCTTACTTATGCCTTTCCCGACGCCGACGGAAGGAAATTGAAGACGAACACACTTCCGTAAACGACAAGAGCCAGTCTTCTATGGCTGCTACCACACACTCGCTACTTTTTATGATCTTCAACCAGGTTTTCCGTGTGTGTTTATCCTCGTTTTGTTGTCTCAGTGATGGATCGCAGCAGATCACCTGACAGAGCtggcagagagaaaaaacacaagaagaagaagaaacggAGACggtcttcctcttcttcttcatcatcatcatcatcgtcgtctTCCTCATCCAGCAGCAGGAGTCGAAGCAGATCAAAGAAAGCATCACACAAGAGTCAAGGTTGGgactttaaaaattaaattagcaAGCTTTGACATCAACGGAAGTCTTATTATCAAAGAACTTCTTCCCTGTTTCTCCCTCAgatgtgaaaacacaaagaaagaagcGCAGACGAAGCTCCTCTTCTTCACCCACCTCTTCTTCCTCGTCATCTTCATCCTCGTCGAGCGATGAaaagacaaagaggaggaaaagtaaagCCAAGAAAAAGAAGCCCAAGAAGAAGAAGGCGAAGCtgaagaaacagaggaaaagggaaaagaagaagaaagagaagctgaagaagaaggagaagaagaaagcagaGGTGGTGTTGTCCAGTCCTCCAGCAGAGAAACCTCCATCGTATCTGGAGGTGTGGCAGAGTGATGAGGGGGCAGTGGAGCTCGGACCTGGTGGGACATTAAATTACTGTCTTTTAAGAGGACTGGCCAACATGCTGatatgtcattttaattttacagtaTCATTAATTCTTAATACACCACCTGATGGAGAAGAATTAATTAGgcaaaagtacatttttctctgttttatatcactgtaaatttgagtttggactattggttgaacaaaacaagaaatttaaaGACGTCTCCTTAggttttaggaaattgtgatgggtatttttcacttttgttcCTACAATGTATAGTCTAAATGGTTAATTGATAACGAAAAtaatagttgcagctctaatttgCACCATTTTTGGTGTTTGTTCTCCACCTAGATAGATAAGTGGAGAACAAAGATTGGATATACTGTAGACAAAATCCTCTGTCATGGTTTATGGAATTTCACAGTATCGatatacactcagtgtccactttattaggtacacctgtacagtctaatgcaaACTAATACAACTCttctgccataaagtctacttttattatgcttataatgttcagtttttgatgaCAGTCATGGAGGTgttagtgatggtgttgtacaggactgcattatattcagaggtgtttctaaaATTCCTCCCTCATCATGTTAGGGAATAGGGAAGGAaacatattagaaacac
This sequence is a window from Siniperca chuatsi isolate FFG_IHB_CAS linkage group LG5, ASM2008510v1, whole genome shotgun sequence. Protein-coding genes within it:
- the arl6ip4 gene encoding ADP-ribosylation factor-like protein 6-interacting protein 4, with amino-acid sequence MDRSRSPDRAGREKKHKKKKKRRRSSSSSSSSSSSSSSSSSSRSRSRSKKASHKSQDVKTQRKKRRRSSSSSPTSSSSSSSSSSSDEKTKRRKSKAKKKKPKKKKAKLKKQRKREKKKKEKLKKKEKKKAEVVLSSPPAEKPPSYLEVWQSDEGAVELGPVMTDEQKARLSTKRPLTKEEYEARQSVIRRVVDPETGRTRLVRGEGEIIEEIVSREKHKDINKQATKGDGNAFQRKVGLNR